From a single Pseudomonadota bacterium genomic region:
- a CDS encoding SPFH domain-containing protein — MNTEKVIKVSSGYVMLVGLAVAQLLGVLAFVFAVEASSDLWKIPAVLLNIGILILWFGLFMVNPNQAKVLQLFGSYVGTARNPGLRWANPFYSKKAVSVKVRNFESGKLKVNESSGSPIEIAAVVVWRVVDTAEAVFEVDDFEEFVNIQSEAALRNLATSYPYESDKEDETSLRSHPAKISESLRKEIQDRLEKAGVEVIEARISHLAYAPEIANAMLRRQQASAIIAARERIVEGAVGMVELALSELSRQEIVDLDEERKATMVSNLLVVLCSEDNAQPVLNTGTLY; from the coding sequence ATGAATACAGAAAAAGTCATAAAGGTCAGCTCGGGCTACGTCATGCTAGTCGGTCTCGCGGTCGCTCAGCTGCTCGGTGTTTTGGCGTTTGTCTTCGCCGTGGAAGCGTCCAGCGATCTCTGGAAGATTCCGGCGGTGCTGCTGAACATCGGAATTCTCATCCTCTGGTTCGGCCTGTTTATGGTCAACCCGAACCAAGCCAAGGTTCTGCAGCTGTTCGGCAGCTATGTGGGCACGGCGCGTAACCCCGGACTCCGCTGGGCAAACCCCTTTTACTCCAAGAAGGCTGTTTCCGTGAAGGTGCGTAACTTCGAAAGCGGGAAGCTGAAGGTCAACGAATCTTCCGGCAGCCCGATTGAGATTGCCGCGGTGGTGGTCTGGCGCGTCGTCGATACCGCAGAGGCCGTATTTGAGGTGGATGACTTCGAAGAGTTCGTCAATATCCAGAGCGAGGCTGCGCTTCGTAACCTGGCCACGTCCTATCCGTACGAGTCCGACAAGGAAGACGAGACCTCCCTGCGCAGCCACCCCGCGAAGATCTCCGAGTCGCTGCGGAAAGAAATCCAGGATCGGCTGGAGAAGGCCGGAGTGGAGGTGATCGAGGCACGGATCAGCCACCTGGCCTATGCGCCGGAAATTGCGAACGCGATGCTGCGGCGCCAGCAGGCCTCAGCCATCATTGCGGCCCGGGAGCGGATTGTGGAAGGTGCCGTCGGCATGGTCGAGCTGGCGCTGTCGGAGCTCAGCCGGCAGGAAATTGTTGATCTGGACGAAGAGCGGAAGGCCACCATGGTGAGCAATCTGCTGGTGGTGCTTTGCAGTGAAGACAACGCCCAGCCGGTGCTCAATACCGGTACGCTCTACTAA